From Candidatus Eremiobacteraceae bacterium, one genomic window encodes:
- a CDS encoding ATP-dependent Clp protease proteolytic subunit: MVVEQTARGERAFDIFSRLLKERIVFVTGPIDDNLANLVIAQLLFLEKEDADKDIEMYINSPGGSVTAGLAIYDTMSLVRPDVATLCAGLAASAASILLTGGAKGKRFALPYSKILIHQPWVQQVGGQATDLEIYAKDLINTRRQLANIYVETTGQPLEKIERDMERDYHMTAQEAVDYGICDVVMNRQTRETAPTKPTT; the protein is encoded by the coding sequence ATGGTGGTCGAGCAGACCGCTCGCGGAGAGCGCGCCTTCGACATATTCTCGCGGCTGCTGAAGGAGCGTATCGTCTTCGTCACAGGCCCGATCGACGACAATCTGGCCAACCTCGTCATCGCCCAACTCCTGTTTCTGGAAAAGGAAGATGCCGATAAAGACATCGAGATGTACATCAATAGTCCCGGCGGGAGCGTGACCGCCGGGCTTGCTATCTACGACACTATGTCGCTCGTGCGGCCCGACGTCGCGACCCTCTGCGCGGGACTGGCTGCCAGCGCAGCATCAATCCTGCTCACCGGCGGTGCCAAGGGCAAGCGTTTTGCGCTGCCCTACTCGAAGATACTCATTCACCAACCGTGGGTACAGCAGGTGGGCGGTCAGGCGACCGACCTCGAAATCTACGCGAAGGATCTCATCAACACGCGCCGGCAACTCGCGAACATATATGTCGAGACGACGGGGCAACCACTCGAGAAGATCGAGCGCGACATGGAGCGTGACTACCACATGACGGCGCAGGAAGCCGTGGACTACGGGATCTGCGACGTGGTCATGAATCGGCAGACGCGCGAGACCGCACCGACCAAACCGACCACCTAA
- the tig gene encoding trigger factor, with protein sequence MTATVRKLAPTEVELDIEVSAPDFEAARERAFRKLVKQYRLPGFRQGHVPRPIFERHVGTEAIDHQAVEDVVPDAYSRALKEHNLDPVDRPHIDLERLDDGKSLRIKAKVSVRPDITLADYRGLALESHPVSVTEEEVERSLQALRKRAAELEPVGERGIEAGDVVTMDYVGTIDGEPFEGGSATDHTTEVNSEKFVPGFAEQLYGAKPGDKRTLKVTFPPHYHVETLAGKEATFDVTIHDVRQPVLPNLDEAFVKKVSEHESVDALRADIRKRLEAVGDAQAREAVQKQLITELLARHDFPLPAVLVDREVESLLADAKNYMQSIGRSWGEYLAAKGVDEQGLTAEYRTEAERRVKTALVLEEIARAEGIDVTTKDLESELDHLARSYGRSRDAMIDVVRRNTGFGPLIDSVRKQKTIEFLLTQADIRTAQGSLAGQS encoded by the coding sequence GTGACAGCCACGGTCCGTAAACTCGCGCCGACCGAAGTCGAACTCGACATCGAGGTCTCGGCGCCCGACTTCGAAGCCGCCCGCGAGCGCGCGTTTCGCAAGCTCGTCAAACAATATCGACTTCCGGGTTTTCGTCAGGGCCACGTTCCGCGTCCGATCTTCGAGCGCCACGTCGGCACCGAAGCGATCGATCATCAAGCGGTCGAGGACGTCGTGCCCGACGCATACTCTCGCGCCCTCAAAGAGCACAACCTCGATCCGGTCGACCGTCCGCACATCGACCTCGAGCGCCTCGACGACGGCAAATCGCTGAGAATCAAGGCAAAAGTAAGCGTCCGTCCCGACATCACGCTCGCCGATTATCGGGGCCTCGCTCTCGAAAGCCACCCCGTCAGCGTGACGGAAGAAGAAGTCGAACGCAGCCTCCAGGCCTTACGCAAACGCGCCGCCGAGCTCGAACCCGTCGGGGAGCGCGGCATCGAAGCGGGCGACGTCGTCACGATGGACTACGTCGGCACGATCGACGGCGAACCGTTCGAAGGCGGCAGCGCGACCGATCACACGACCGAGGTCAACAGCGAGAAGTTCGTCCCCGGATTCGCCGAGCAGCTCTACGGCGCGAAGCCCGGCGACAAGCGGACGCTCAAAGTCACCTTCCCGCCGCACTACCACGTCGAGACGCTCGCCGGCAAAGAAGCGACTTTCGACGTGACGATTCACGATGTGCGTCAACCGGTGTTGCCGAATCTCGACGAGGCCTTCGTCAAGAAAGTATCCGAGCACGAATCCGTCGACGCGCTGCGCGCCGACATCCGCAAACGGCTCGAAGCGGTCGGCGACGCCCAAGCACGCGAAGCGGTGCAGAAGCAACTCATCACCGAACTGCTCGCGCGTCACGATTTCCCGCTGCCGGCCGTGCTCGTCGACCGCGAGGTCGAGAGTCTGCTCGCCGATGCGAAGAACTACATGCAGAGCATCGGGCGCTCGTGGGGCGAGTATCTCGCGGCAAAGGGTGTCGACGAACAAGGCCTTACCGCCGAATACCGAACGGAAGCGGAGCGCCGCGTGAAGACCGCACTCGTGCTCGAAGAGATCGCGCGCGCCGAAGGCATCGATGTGACGACGAAAGATCTCGAAAGCGAGCTCGACCATCTCGCCCGCTCATATGGACGCAGCCGCGACGCCATGATCGACGTCGTGCGGCGCAACACAGGTTTCGGCCCGCTCATCGATTCCGTTCGCAAGCAGAAGACGATTGAGTTCTTGCTCACGCAGGCGGATATCCGAACCGCGCAGGGTAGCCTGGCGGGACAGTCGTAA
- a CDS encoding BON domain-containing protein → MQKLAWGILAAALLGSATGVAAAPRQARVALKRRTVANIGSLLGRYQRWVNESRVDAVLATDNLKTAIGGDPNLGKRRIWVDAHGATILLHGVVENDAEWRFADKLARAASPDGSVRNLLQVRPHSTGV, encoded by the coding sequence ATGCAGAAACTCGCTTGGGGCATTCTCGCCGCAGCGCTCCTCGGATCGGCGACCGGCGTCGCGGCAGCGCCGCGGCAAGCACGCGTCGCGCTCAAGCGCCGCACCGTAGCGAACATCGGCTCGCTACTCGGACGCTATCAACGCTGGGTGAACGAGTCGCGCGTCGACGCGGTGCTCGCGACCGACAACCTCAAGACCGCGATCGGCGGCGATCCGAACCTCGGCAAGCGGCGCATCTGGGTCGACGCGCACGGCGCGACCATCCTATTACACGGCGTCGTGGAGAACGACGCGGAGTGGCGCTTCGCCGACAAGCTCGCGCGAGCGGCATCACCCGACGGTTCGGTGCGCAATCTGCTTCAAGTACGTCCGCACTCCACTGGCGTGTGA
- a CDS encoding non-canonical purine NTP pyrophosphatase encodes MPGFLDPAIAILIASRNEDKARELIELWGPVPPRLALPPPAYPDVPETAGTYEGNALLKARALADLCGGPALADDSGIEVEALDWGPGVLSARTPSPESTWAERNRYLIKAADAYESRRARYVCVCVLAIPGFEPVVARGQVEGLIADAPRGSNGFGYDPIFVYPSYDGNTFGEVTSAMKHAVSHRGRALRALRAALVPRSDR; translated from the coding sequence GTGCCTGGTTTTCTCGATCCTGCTATTGCCATTCTGATCGCCTCGCGCAACGAAGATAAGGCGCGCGAGCTCATCGAGTTGTGGGGTCCGGTGCCGCCGCGCCTCGCATTGCCGCCGCCGGCGTATCCCGATGTTCCAGAAACAGCCGGTACCTATGAGGGCAACGCGCTCTTGAAGGCGCGTGCGCTTGCGGATCTGTGCGGCGGACCGGCGTTGGCTGATGATTCGGGGATCGAGGTCGAGGCGTTGGACTGGGGGCCGGGCGTGTTGTCCGCGCGTACGCCGTCGCCTGAATCGACATGGGCAGAGCGCAACAGGTATTTGATCAAAGCGGCAGATGCTTATGAGTCGCGACGAGCTCGCTACGTGTGCGTGTGCGTTCTGGCCATCCCCGGCTTTGAGCCCGTTGTCGCACGCGGCCAGGTCGAGGGCTTGATTGCCGATGCGCCTCGCGGCTCAAATGGATTCGGCTACGATCCCATCTTCGTGTATCCGTCCTATGACGGTAATACCTTTGGCGAAGTCACGTCGGCGATGAAGCATGCGGTCTCTCACCGCGGCCGTGCACTACGTGCCTTGCGCGCGGCGTTGGTGCCCCGATCGGACCGCTGA
- the lepA gene encoding translation elongation factor 4, with protein sequence MSTRAASQRTNANVRNFCIIAHIDHGKTTLSDRLLELTGALAAREMQEQTLDSMDLERERGITIKAHPVTLQYRALDGEIYELNLIDTPGHVDFTYEVSRSLSACEGALLVIDAAQGIEAQTLANYHLATEAKLAIIPVINKIDLPSADPDGVIRDVEDTLLIERERCIKASAKEGIGIREILEAIVAHIPAPIGREDHLRALVFDSHYDAYRGVICYVRVVDGMLQAGSRIRSMAQDRVFEVLEVGTFRPDMRPVPRLDVGEVGYVIANIKSVSEVAVGDTVTGADSPAHVPLPGYRKVTPMVYCGLYPNEGVDYTDLREALEKLKLNDAALSFEPESSIALGFGFRCGFLGLLHMEIVQERLEREYTLSLIATSPSVVYHVFTTAGEELWIDNPAKLPPVPNIRRIEEPYVKCSIITPADYIGPIMDLCQTRRGTMIAMDYISPARVIFTYDLPLAEIIIDFFDQLKSRTKGYASLDYELIGYREGDLVRLDILLNGESVDALSLIIHRDKASTWGQRLAERLKEVIPRQMFDVPIQAAIGNKIMARETVKAMRKNVLAKCYGGDISRKRKLLEKQKEGKKRMKQVGNVELPQEAFMAVLRLDRD encoded by the coding sequence ATGTCAACCCGCGCGGCGTCGCAGCGCACGAACGCAAACGTGCGCAATTTCTGCATCATCGCCCATATCGATCACGGCAAGACGACGCTGTCTGACCGGCTGCTCGAGCTGACCGGCGCGCTCGCCGCGCGTGAGATGCAAGAACAGACGCTCGACTCGATGGATCTCGAGCGCGAGCGCGGCATCACGATCAAGGCGCACCCGGTGACGCTCCAATACCGGGCGCTCGACGGCGAGATATACGAGCTCAACCTCATCGATACGCCGGGGCACGTCGATTTCACGTACGAGGTATCGCGCTCGCTCTCGGCGTGTGAGGGAGCGCTCCTGGTCATCGATGCGGCGCAAGGCATCGAGGCGCAGACGCTCGCGAACTATCATCTGGCAACCGAAGCGAAGCTCGCGATCATCCCGGTCATCAACAAGATCGATCTGCCGTCCGCCGATCCCGACGGCGTCATCCGCGACGTCGAGGACACGCTGCTCATCGAGCGCGAGCGTTGCATCAAGGCGTCGGCGAAGGAAGGCATCGGCATCCGCGAGATCCTCGAGGCGATCGTGGCGCACATCCCGGCGCCGATCGGACGCGAGGACCATCTGCGAGCGCTCGTCTTCGATTCGCATTACGACGCGTATCGCGGCGTCATCTGCTACGTGCGAGTCGTCGACGGGATGCTCCAAGCCGGTTCGCGGATCCGCTCGATGGCGCAAGATCGCGTATTCGAGGTGTTGGAGGTCGGCACGTTCCGGCCGGATATGCGGCCGGTTCCGCGGCTTGACGTCGGCGAGGTCGGCTACGTCATCGCGAATATCAAGAGCGTGTCTGAGGTCGCCGTCGGCGATACGGTGACGGGCGCGGATTCGCCGGCCCACGTGCCGCTGCCCGGTTATCGTAAAGTGACGCCGATGGTGTACTGCGGGCTGTATCCGAACGAGGGCGTCGACTACACCGACTTGCGCGAGGCGCTCGAAAAGCTCAAGCTCAACGATGCGGCGTTGTCCTTCGAGCCAGAGTCGTCGATCGCGTTGGGGTTCGGTTTCCGCTGCGGTTTTCTAGGGCTGCTCCACATGGAGATCGTCCAGGAGCGGCTCGAGCGCGAGTATACGCTGTCGCTCATAGCGACGTCGCCGTCGGTCGTCTATCATGTCTTCACGACGGCCGGCGAAGAATTGTGGATCGACAATCCCGCGAAGCTGCCGCCGGTGCCGAACATCCGGCGCATCGAAGAGCCGTACGTCAAGTGCTCGATCATCACGCCGGCCGATTACATCGGGCCGATCATGGACTTGTGCCAGACGCGTCGCGGCACGATGATCGCGATGGACTATATCTCGCCGGCGCGCGTCATCTTCACGTATGACCTTCCGCTCGCGGAGATCATCATCGATTTTTTCGACCAGCTGAAATCGCGGACGAAGGGCTACGCGAGCTTGGACTACGAGCTCATCGGCTATCGAGAGGGCGACCTCGTGCGTCTCGACATCCTGTTGAACGGCGAATCGGTCGACGCTTTGTCGTTGATCATCCACCGCGATAAGGCGTCTACGTGGGGCCAGCGGCTTGCCGAGCGACTGAAGGAAGTGATCCCACGCCAGATGTTCGACGTGCCGATCCAGGCGGCGATCGGGAACAAGATCATGGCGCGAGAGACCGTCAAAGCGATGCGCAAGAACGTCCTGGCGAAATGCTACGGCGGCGACATCTCGCGGAAGCGCAAGCTGCTTGAGAAGCAAAAAGAAGGCAAGAAGCGCATGAAACAAGTCGGCAACGTCGAGCTGCCGCAGGAAGCGTTCATGGCGGTCTTGCGCCTCGACCGCGACTAG
- a CDS encoding M23 family metallopeptidase, which yields MLKELFSSTKRIVIKIIPHSSESIYKLELSHRHLAVIAAGLVVFLAAMTTFQLGAVSAANAQVRKLQAADAQQHRQLAAFTKQTHDMMNRLSVLQRNEREIRKLAVIASGGKSSSTSNASTSKPAKAATAPVIHAAAPLAGRPSASGPVSFWAGVRSWLASRSADAVTFANESTALASLNVKLESALAESRDLEARATEAAQAKVAADLARQRFLDAIPSMWPTDGYVSSGFGYRNYPDTEFHPGLDIVNDYGSPVYATAAGVVEEAGWDYGYGYKIVIDHGNGYETWYAHNSRMLVSPGQSVRKGEQIAEIGTSGFATGPHCHYEIVLWGKPIDPTPFLNGIPAQLATR from the coding sequence GTGCTTAAGGAGCTGTTCTCGTCGACGAAGCGGATCGTCATCAAGATCATCCCGCACAGCTCGGAATCGATCTATAAGCTCGAGCTGTCGCACCGCCACCTGGCGGTGATCGCAGCCGGGCTTGTCGTTTTCCTCGCGGCGATGACGACCTTCCAGTTGGGTGCGGTGAGCGCCGCGAACGCGCAAGTGCGTAAGCTCCAAGCCGCGGATGCGCAGCAGCATCGCCAGCTCGCAGCGTTCACGAAGCAAACGCACGATATGATGAACCGTCTGAGCGTGTTGCAGCGCAACGAACGTGAGATCCGCAAGCTCGCTGTGATCGCATCCGGTGGGAAATCCTCGAGCACATCGAACGCGTCGACGAGCAAACCAGCGAAAGCTGCGACGGCGCCCGTCATACACGCTGCGGCGCCGCTGGCGGGAAGGCCGTCAGCCTCGGGGCCGGTTTCGTTTTGGGCCGGAGTGCGTTCGTGGTTGGCAAGCCGAAGCGCCGATGCGGTGACGTTCGCGAACGAGTCGACCGCGCTCGCATCGCTCAACGTGAAGCTCGAGAGCGCACTCGCGGAATCGCGCGACCTTGAGGCCAGAGCGACTGAGGCTGCGCAAGCGAAGGTCGCTGCCGATCTCGCACGTCAGCGCTTCTTGGATGCGATACCATCGATGTGGCCGACGGACGGATACGTCTCGTCGGGTTTTGGTTATCGCAACTACCCGGATACGGAATTCCATCCGGGGCTTGACATCGTCAACGACTACGGATCGCCGGTCTATGCGACCGCTGCGGGAGTCGTCGAAGAAGCGGGTTGGGATTACGGCTACGGATACAAGATCGTCATCGATCACGGCAACGGCTACGAGACCTGGTACGCGCACAATTCGCGGATGCTCGTGAGTCCTGGTCAGTCCGTACGCAAAGGCGAGCAGATAGCGGAGATCGGCACGTCCGGTTTTGCCACGGGGCCGCATTGCCACTACGAGATCGTGCTTTGGGGCAAACCGATCGACCCGACTCCGTTCCTGAACGGCATCCCCGCACAACTCGCGACGCGCTAG
- a CDS encoding DUF4446 family protein, with the protein MSGTKGQVYFGANLGHTIVMTDGWQAFVSGLAPAATSATFVLSAIFTIAALVVYHVTTARSRSGGASSRQGTLPVATPPDLSDVRRRLAALEAATDGSLQNVGFVRFNAFPDVGSELSYALAVVDGKGDGFVVSSIYSREEVRTYAKAVSGYETDKETSEEERKALGIAKERSGRPRQRG; encoded by the coding sequence GTGAGCGGGACAAAAGGACAGGTGTACTTCGGTGCGAACCTCGGGCACACCATCGTCATGACTGACGGTTGGCAGGCGTTCGTGAGCGGTTTGGCGCCCGCCGCAACGTCAGCGACCTTTGTACTGAGCGCCATCTTCACAATCGCCGCGCTCGTCGTCTATCACGTGACGACCGCGCGGTCCCGATCCGGTGGGGCGTCTTCGCGCCAGGGCACGCTACCCGTCGCGACGCCGCCGGATTTGTCGGATGTACGCCGACGGCTCGCCGCGCTCGAAGCGGCCACCGACGGCTCATTGCAAAACGTCGGGTTCGTCCGGTTCAATGCGTTCCCCGACGTCGGGTCGGAGCTGTCGTACGCGTTAGCGGTCGTCGACGGCAAGGGCGACGGATTCGTGGTCTCGAGCATCTACTCGCGCGAAGAGGTTCGCACGTATGCGAAGGCCGTGAGCGGATACGAGACCGACAAAGAGACGAGCGAGGAAGAGCGCAAAGCGCTCGGCATCGCCAAGGAGAGGTCCGGTCGGCCGCGCCAGCGCGGCTGA